A stretch of Oreochromis aureus strain Israel breed Guangdong linkage group 11, ZZ_aureus, whole genome shotgun sequence DNA encodes these proteins:
- the dpy19l1l gene encoding dpy-19-like 1, like, with protein MVAKTKKQTGKSPATQTDRDRSPLVSPPGKSNVRRPGREGKAFNSTHSNGLSGIRHKLGLTPSAAAKLGITLLLAALTGYLHWYHLTQLFENDRHFSHLSNLEKEMAFRTEMGLYYSYYKTIIEAPSFLDGLHMVMNDRLTEHPLVINTLKRFNLYPEVVLASWYRMYTGVMAYFGIPTKMCWSINRGEGLTPVDSCEGMGDPAYFYVTCVFLLNGMMMSIFFMYGSYLSGSRLGGVITTLCFFFNHGESTRVMWTPPLRESFAYPFLVLQMLLLTYILRTRNPSRTAMVALGISNLCFMLPWQFAQFVLLTQVASLFASYILGYLAAAKMQSILVTHMITLGVCFVLMFGNSMLLTSFYASSLVSIWVIIAMRERFAQVFRQGIVIWVMQGLAWVCSTVLLKFLLSTVLGASDDAHISGLIKSKFTSYKDFHTLMYTCAAEFDFMELETPVRYLKTLLLPINVLVVALIAGRTIQDIVRSLRHGEKMSAKTEDADEAAGSEIAAKGELVYHSLQLMAFAVLAILIMRLKLFLTPHMCIMASLICSRQLFGWIGEKFKQHTVVFAVLAIMAIQGMTNLQAQWAIIGEFSNLPQEELLDWIQENTRPNAVFAGAMPTMASVKLSTGRPIVNHPHYEDAGLRERTKLVYSMYSRMSGETVKRNLMKLGVDFFILEDSWCTRRTRPGCSMPEIWDIEDPQNVGKTPLCTHISRNSRPHFTTVFSNDIYKVLKVPKATKDLR; from the exons ATGGTGGCTAAAACCAAAAAGCAAACCGGGAAGAGTCCGGCGACCCAGACTGACCGCGACAGGAGCCCGCTTGTTTCGCCACCTGGCAAAAGTAACGTTAGGCGACCAGGCAGGGAGGGCAAGGCTTTCAACAGCACGCATTCAAACGGGCTTTCAGGCATCAGACACAAGCTGGGGCTAACTCCGTCTGCAGCCGCCAAGCTGGGAATCACTCTTCTCCTCG ctgctctgactggaTATCTGCACTG GTATCATCTCACACAGCTCTTTGAGAATGACAGGCACTTTTCACACCTGTCTAACCTGGAGAAGGAAATGGCTTTTCGAACAGAAatg GGTCTGTACTATTCCTACTACAAGACAATTATTGAGGCTCCTTCTTTCCTGGACGGCCTTCACATGGTCATGAACGATCGGCTGACAGAGCATCCGCTGGTTATTAACACACTGAAGAGATTCAACCTCTATCCAGAG GTGGTCCTGGCCAGCTGGTACCGGATGTACACAGGTGTAATGGCTTACTTTGGGATTCCCACAAAAATGTGCTGGTCCATCAACAGAGGAGAGGGACTCACTCCTGTGGACAGCTGTGAAG GAATGGGTGACCCAGCGTATTTCTATGTGACCTGTGTGTTCCTGCTGAACGGCATGATGATGAGCATCTTCTTCATGTACGGCTCCTACCTCAG TGGCAGTCGACTGGGTGGCGTTATTACcacattgtgttttttcttcaatCACGGTGAG AGCACTCGAGTGATGTGGACTCCGCCTCTGAGGGAGAGTTTTGCCTACCCTTTCCTGGTCCTGCAGATGCTTCTTCTCACATACATCCTACG GACACGGAACCCGAGCCGGACAGCTATGGTCGCTCTGGGCATCTCCAATTTGTGCTTTATGCTCCCTTGGCAGTTTGCCCAGTTTGTGCTGCTCACCCAG GTGGCTTCTCTGTTTGCTTCGTACATTCTGGGCTACCTCGCTGCTGCTAAGATGCAGTCCATCCTCGTCACTCATATG ATCACACTCGGCGTCTGCTTTGTCCTGATGTTTGGTAACTCCATGCTCCTTACATCCTTCTATGCCTCTTCGCTAGTGTCAATCTGG gTAATCATTGCAATGAGGGAGCGATTTGCTCAAGTCTTCAGACAAGGCATTGTCATCTGG GTCATGCAGGGTCTGGCTTGGGTCTGCTCAACAGTTCTGCTTAAATTCCTGCTATCCACAGTTTTGGGTGCCTCTGATGAT GCTCACATCAGTGGACTGATCAAGTCTAAGTTCACGAGCTACAAGGACTTTCACACTCTGATGTATACGTGTGCTGCTGAATTTGACTTCATGGAGTTGGAG ACTCCTGTGCGTTACCTTAAAACGTTGCTGCTGCCCATCAATGTGCTGGTGGTTGCTCTCATTGCTGGCAGG accatcCAGGATATAGTCCGGTCCCTGAGGCACGGGGAGAAGATGTCGGCCAAGACTGAAGATGCTGACGAAGCTGCAGG GTCTGAAATAGCTGCAAAAGGAGAG CTGGTGTACCACAGTCTGCAGCTGATGGCTTTTGCTGTCCTGGCCATCCTCATTATGCGCCTGAAGCTTTTCCTGACACCACACATGTGCATCATGGCGTCACTGATCTGCTCCAGACAG CTCTTTGGCTGGATTGGGGAGAAGTTTAAGCAGCACACTGTGGTTTTTGCTGTATTGGCCATTATGGCCATACAGGGAATGACCAATCTGCAGGCCCAGTGGGCGATCATCGGAGAGTTCAGCAACCTGCCccaggaggagctgctggacTGGATCCAGGAAAACACCCGTCCTA atgctgtgtttgctggagcgaTGCCCACCATGGCCAGCGTAAAGCTTTCCACAGGTCGGCCTATTGTCAACCACCCTCACTACGAAGACGCTGGGCTGAG AGAGAGAACCAAGCTGGTCTACTCCATGTACAGCCGCATGTCTGGAGAAACCGTGAAAAGGAACCTCATGAAGCTGGGAGTGGACTTTTTCATCCTTGAGGATTCATGGTGCACCAGGCGAACCAG ACCTGGGTGCAGCATGCCGGAGATCTGGGATATTGAGGACCCCCAAAATGTTGGCAAAACCCCCCTCTGCACCCATATTTCCAGGAACTCTCGACCCCACTTTACCACAGTCTTTTCCAATGACATTTACAAAGTTCTCAAAGTCCCCAAAGCCACCAAAGATCTCAGATAA